The window acgcaaacgggcctggctcgtgccacgtggtggcactttagcgccggttcgtgatgaatcggtactaaagggaggggacctttagtccccactttttagtgccggttggcgaaccggcactaaagcccgtcacgaaccggcactaaaggccggttctgtacTAGTGTAAATCCAAATTAACCAAAGCTTGACCAAGCCCCATCCCTGGAGACGTTATTGTGATAATGTCTCCGAAGGAGGGGCCGAtcggattttttttagaaaaagaggattacccccggcctctgcatctgggcgatgcatgcagccattttattaattattcacagagACCTTAGAAAGCATTACATCggtaagcctgaagccaccatctaggcgactcctgtcgctactcctatccccttgatgcaggggtgccgaatgtccgagcctaataccaaacagacatcgcaccaaaacCTAACATCTAATGCCGGATGCCCCATCCCAGCCACATGCCGGGAATGGGTCACACACCTGTCCGGCTCACTCATCGAGGCTACCGCCGCCGTCATCCACCTAACCTTCTTCAGAGCAGGTACTGACGCAAAGACCTTGCCAGGTCAGCTGCCGACGCCACCATGGCGTCAAACAGCGCCACCACCCTGTGCGAGGCCATCATGCCATGTCCAGCGCCGAGACCCTGCTGCTCCATGCCGCCGAGACCCGCCATCGTCGACGCGAGAGAATGCACGCCACACCACCTCACGCCTGTTCCATCCGGCGCCGCTCCACAAATGATGCCCCCAAGAGGGAACACGACACCACAGCGCCGCCATCGCCCGATCCGGTGATCCTAGGATTTCTCCTGGAGCGCACGAGCAGGTTGACCATAGTTGCTtgatgatgccttcatcaaggtaacgacgtgcCAGGAGGAGTGGCAGCGGCAGGAGGAAGCACGGGAGGAGCGGCGCCCGGCTGAGCGGGCAGGTGCGGCGCCCGTGCGCGGCCCAGTGATCGAGGCAGGCACGGTGGAAGACGTGCCGGCGCACGCGCGTGGCGCCATGGAAGTCGCCGAGGCACACCGCGCAGCTCTCCAGCAGCAGCATAGCttcgactccggcaccggagagcgCGTCGAAGCGCATGGCCAGGGAATGCTTCTCCAGCTCCTCGAGGCAGCGGTCTTCAGAATCATCGTACTGCTCCTGGTGATGGCGGTGGTGGTCGGTGATGCCGGAGGCAGTGGAGTTGTCAAAGCTGAGGTCGTCGTCGACGCCGGCGCTGACGAGGCGGAGCGGCCAGGAGgagaggcggcggaggcgggcgaGCAGGAATATGAGGTTGAGCAGCAACCTGGGCACCTCGCACTCTGAGAACACCGGCGCCGGGAACCCCATTAGCTAGCTGATCTCGATCgtcggagaagaagaagaggatgaagaattCTTTGGCAATCTTGCAGGCCAATCGAGCAAAGTTAGAGAAAGCGGAGTGGTCTTGACATGGCACACAAAGTTACCTCCGGCTGGCCTTTATAAGGAGCTAAagctggacagaggaaggagaagagCGTTGTGAGCTACAGGATGTTAGACTTAATCCTGACATGCACGTGGATGTGTGCACCTGTGCTTTGGTCAATCGCTGTTAGTTGCTGCT is drawn from Triticum dicoccoides isolate Atlit2015 ecotype Zavitan chromosome 4A, WEW_v2.0, whole genome shotgun sequence and contains these coding sequences:
- the LOC119284305 gene encoding uncharacterized protein LOC119284305, whose translation is MGFPAPVFSECEVPRLLLNLIFLLARLRRLSSWPLRLVSAGVDDDLSFDNSTASGITDHHRHHQEQYDDSEDRCLEELEKHSLAMRFDALSGAGVEAMLLLESCAVCLGDFHGATRVRRHVFHRACLDHWAAHGRRTCPLSRAPLLPCFLLPLPLLLARRYLDEGIIKQLWSTCSCAPGEILGSPDRAMAALWCRVPSWGHHLWSGAGWNRREVVWRAFSRVDDGGSRRHGAAGSRRWTWHDGLAQGGGAV